The Chryseobacterium aureum genome contains a region encoding:
- a CDS encoding acyl-CoA dehydrogenase family protein, whose amino-acid sequence MNTETIDNIKMIAETAREFAEKNIRPNIMEWDESQTFPKDLFHQLGEMGFMGIVVPEQYGGSGLGYHEYVTILDEISQVDPSIGLSVAAHNSLCTNHIYEFGNEEQRHKWLPQLASGKVIGAWGLTEHNTGSDSGGMSTTAVKDGDEWIINGAKNFITHAISGDIAVVMTRTGEIGAKNNSTAFVLEKGMPGFTSGKKENKLGMRASETAELIFDNVRVPDSHRLGEVGEGFKQAMKVLDGGRISIAALSLGTARGAYKAALKYAKERHQFGKPIADFQAINFMLADMATEIDAAELLIQRASTLKNAKQKMTKEGAMAKLYASEACVRISNNAVQIFGGYGYTKDFPAEKFYRDSKLCTIGEGTSEIQRLVIGRDITK is encoded by the coding sequence ATGAATACAGAGACTATTGACAACATCAAAATGATAGCGGAGACGGCTAGAGAATTTGCAGAAAAGAACATCAGACCGAACATTATGGAATGGGATGAAAGCCAGACTTTTCCGAAAGACTTATTCCACCAGTTAGGTGAGATGGGTTTTATGGGGATTGTTGTTCCTGAACAGTATGGAGGTTCCGGCTTAGGATATCATGAGTATGTTACGATTCTGGATGAGATCTCCCAGGTTGACCCATCTATCGGTCTTTCTGTAGCAGCACACAACTCTCTTTGTACTAATCATATCTATGAATTCGGAAACGAAGAACAGAGACACAAATGGCTTCCTCAGCTGGCTTCCGGAAAAGTAATCGGAGCCTGGGGTCTTACAGAGCACAATACAGGTTCAGACTCCGGAGGGATGTCTACTACCGCTGTAAAGGATGGTGATGAATGGATCATCAATGGTGCTAAAAACTTTATCACGCATGCCATCTCAGGAGATATTGCCGTGGTAATGACAAGAACCGGAGAAATAGGTGCTAAAAACAACTCTACAGCATTTGTACTAGAAAAAGGAATGCCTGGATTCACTTCAGGAAAAAAAGAAAATAAATTAGGTATGCGTGCTTCCGAAACAGCAGAACTTATCTTTGATAATGTACGTGTACCGGATTCTCACCGTTTAGGAGAAGTGGGTGAAGGTTTCAAGCAGGCTATGAAAGTATTGGACGGAGGGAGAATTTCTATTGCCGCCCTAAGTTTAGGTACAGCAAGAGGAGCTTACAAGGCTGCCTTAAAATATGCAAAAGAAAGACACCAGTTCGGAAAACCGATTGCTGATTTCCAGGCGATCAACTTTATGCTAGCAGATATGGCAACAGAAATTGATGCAGCGGAACTTCTTATCCAAAGAGCTTCTACCCTGAAAAATGCAAAGCAGAAAATGACAAAAGAAGGAGCTATGGCTAAATTGTATGCTTCTGAAGCCTGTGTAAGAATTTCTAATAACGCCGTTCAGATCTTCGGAGGATACGGATACACAAAAGACTTCCCAGCTGAAAAATTCTACAGAGATTCTAAACTTTGTACTATTGGTGAAGGAACTTCTGAAATCCAGAGACTGGTAATCGGAAGAGATATTACAAAATAA
- a CDS encoding SatD family protein, with protein MIAVITGDIINSQHADTEVWITRLKHLLEKWGSAPGTWEIYRGDEFQFKCKIDDVFWRFLAIKSLIKSQENLDVRMAIGIGEESFSSEKITESNGTAYVNSGRLLNDLKSDGHTVAIKTSSDSVDRDLNILLKWSSKDFDNWTMATAEIIHEMIMNQDITQEDLAKRFAISQSSVSQRLKRANYELIVETNQYFRKKISEL; from the coding sequence ATGATAGCGGTCATTACCGGTGATATTATAAATTCACAGCATGCAGATACTGAAGTCTGGATTACCAGGCTGAAACATCTTCTCGAAAAATGGGGAAGCGCTCCCGGCACATGGGAAATCTACAGAGGAGATGAGTTTCAGTTCAAATGTAAGATTGATGACGTTTTCTGGCGTTTTCTAGCCATAAAATCTCTTATTAAAAGTCAGGAAAATTTAGATGTAAGAATGGCCATAGGTATTGGTGAAGAAAGCTTCTCTTCTGAGAAAATCACTGAATCCAACGGGACAGCTTATGTGAATTCCGGAAGGCTGCTTAATGACCTTAAAAGTGACGGTCATACCGTTGCCATTAAGACATCCAGCGATTCTGTGGACAGAGATCTTAATATCCTGCTGAAATGGTCGTCCAAAGATTTTGATAACTGGACCATGGCTACGGCAGAGATTATTCATGAGATGATCATGAATCAGGATATCACGCAGGAGGATCTTGCTAAAAGATTTGCTATTTCACAGTCTTCTGTAAGCCAGAGGCTGAAGCGAGCCAACTATGAGCTCATCGTGGAAACCAATCAGTATTTCAGAAAGAAAATCTCAGAACTATAG
- a CDS encoding DUF3307 domain-containing protein — MIFIKLILAHLLGDFILQPNSWVADKENYKLKSKFLYIHVLIHTVLSLIFLWDLQLWWVAVLVGITHFMIDAAKLIFQNVKTKKRWFFIDQVLHVLVIGGVSFYFQEFGFGFLQNQEFLKIIMAALFLTTPASIFIKILLSSWTPAPDGPNTIQTESLSSAGKYIGILERLLVFTFIMVNHWEGVGFMVAAKSVFRFSDLAQAKQRKLTEYVLIGTLLSFGLAVLTGIIIK; from the coding sequence ATGATCTTCATCAAACTCATATTGGCACATTTACTCGGAGATTTTATACTTCAGCCAAATTCATGGGTTGCAGACAAGGAAAACTATAAACTGAAAAGTAAGTTTTTATACATTCATGTTCTGATTCACACCGTTTTAAGCCTTATTTTCCTTTGGGATCTTCAACTTTGGTGGGTCGCCGTTTTGGTGGGAATTACCCACTTTATGATTGATGCTGCCAAGCTTATCTTTCAGAATGTAAAGACAAAGAAAAGATGGTTTTTCATAGATCAGGTGCTGCATGTTCTGGTAATCGGAGGAGTTTCTTTTTATTTTCAGGAATTCGGCTTTGGGTTTTTACAGAATCAGGAATTTTTAAAGATCATTATGGCAGCGTTGTTCCTGACAACCCCGGCTTCTATCTTTATCAAAATCTTACTGTCATCATGGACGCCCGCTCCGGATGGCCCCAACACAATCCAAACCGAATCTTTATCAAGTGCCGGAAAATATATCGGAATTTTAGAACGGCTGCTGGTTTTCACCTTTATCATGGTGAATCACTGGGAAGGCGTAGGTTTCATGGTGGCTGCCAAATCTGTTTTCAGATTCAGTGACCTTGCACAGGCAAAACAGAGAAAACTTACAGAATATGTATTAATTGGTACACTGCTGAGTTTTGGGCTGGCTGTCTTAACAGGAATAATAATAAAATAA
- the purC gene encoding phosphoribosylaminoimidazolesuccinocarboxamide synthase, with the protein MSQKKEMLYEGKAKQVFATDNPDEVVVRFKDDATAFNAQKKGQVDLKGEMNNAITTLIFEYLNEKGIKTHFIKQLDEREQLVRKVSIIPLEMVVRNYSAGSMAQRLGVEEGIKSPVTIFDICYKKDELGDPLINDHHAVFLGAATYEELDEMYELTSDINEILIDLFDKINIILVDFKIELGKTSDGEIILADEISPDTCRLWDKDTMKKLDKDRFRRDLGEVTEAYVEIYNRLKNLLQK; encoded by the coding sequence ATGAGTCAAAAGAAAGAAATGTTGTACGAGGGGAAAGCGAAACAAGTATTTGCTACCGATAATCCTGATGAAGTAGTAGTACGTTTCAAAGACGATGCTACAGCATTTAACGCTCAAAAGAAAGGTCAGGTTGATCTGAAGGGGGAAATGAACAACGCGATCACAACCCTTATTTTTGAATACTTAAATGAAAAAGGAATCAAAACTCATTTCATCAAACAATTAGACGAAAGAGAGCAGCTGGTAAGAAAAGTGTCTATCATTCCTTTGGAAATGGTAGTGAGAAACTACTCCGCAGGAAGCATGGCGCAAAGATTAGGAGTGGAAGAAGGAATCAAATCTCCGGTAACCATCTTCGATATCTGCTACAAAAAAGACGAATTGGGAGATCCGCTTATCAATGATCACCATGCTGTTTTCTTAGGAGCAGCTACTTATGAAGAGCTTGACGAAATGTATGAGTTAACTTCAGATATCAATGAAATCCTTATCGACCTGTTTGACAAGATCAACATAATCCTGGTAGATTTCAAAATCGAATTAGGTAAAACTTCAGACGGTGAAATCATCTTAGCAGATGAAATCTCGCCTGATACCTGCAGACTTTGGGATAAAGATACCATGAAGAAATTAGATAAAGACAGATTCAGAAGAGACTTAGGAGAAGTTACTGAAGCTTATGTTGAAATCTACAACCGTCTTAAAAATCTTTTACAGAAATAA
- a CDS encoding endonuclease, giving the protein MKKILLPIILISTYFSAQAPAGYYNGTAGLTGYALKSKLHDIISEKMINWHYDDLKGYYGQTDLDKYYDHDATNTQYILDIYSEIPSGPDAYEYTVDQITGTAGSEGLGYNREHMMPQSTFSTSSSVSDYPMYSDLNFIIPADARINQLRNNYPYGIGNSTNHYIFSNTSRMSNAAIPNYPYTGRVYEPINEFKGDIARTLLYFAVRYEGKLGSFNTAYSTSANITPATDQCPLDGTEERAVDLPYIAMLKQWSTSDPVSQREIDRNNAIYAIQKNRNPFIDHPEWIDMIWSETPDNVAPAAPGSLVSTQQNAYFVNLNWVASPDADVLGYRVYMNGSTTPVAVTKGTSISIDHLSPSTSYTFTVKAFDKGYLESPFSNTVTASTIASDSYASDLMITKYISGTNTDFIKNNALEIVNKTGHEVNLNNYRINIQFRNSSSGAYYSGDTYELEGKVGNNETFVILNPKGTLSCYTAGQAKFATASDPMMYAGGNYVELAYNKTVTVDAIGTKFTTNNNGNVSLYRKSTINQPTSTFSIGEWDSYPSNYCQNLGGTLSATELIAGNKEFTIYPNPVDDHLYVNGETEKVKTARIIDLSGKVIYTEKDPFRNKKSISVQGIPTGIYFLKLDEKAHQFIKK; this is encoded by the coding sequence ATGAAAAAAATTTTACTTCCTATTATTTTAATTTCCACTTATTTTTCTGCGCAGGCACCTGCCGGATATTATAACGGAACAGCAGGATTAACAGGGTATGCCCTGAAATCTAAACTTCACGATATTATTTCGGAGAAAATGATCAACTGGCATTATGATGATCTTAAAGGATACTACGGCCAGACCGATCTTGATAAATATTATGATCATGACGCTACCAATACCCAATATATCCTGGATATCTATTCTGAAATCCCTTCAGGACCGGATGCTTATGAATATACAGTAGACCAGATAACAGGTACAGCGGGTTCGGAAGGTTTAGGATACAACAGAGAGCATATGATGCCGCAAAGTACATTCAGTACAAGTTCGTCAGTCAGTGATTATCCCATGTATTCGGATCTGAATTTTATTATTCCGGCAGATGCAAGGATTAACCAGTTAAGGAATAATTATCCCTATGGAATAGGCAACAGTACCAATCATTATATCTTTAGCAATACTTCAAGGATGTCTAATGCTGCCATTCCCAATTATCCCTACACCGGCAGAGTGTATGAACCTATTAACGAATTTAAAGGTGATATTGCAAGAACGCTGTTGTATTTTGCCGTACGATACGAAGGAAAGCTGGGCTCATTCAATACAGCTTACAGTACATCTGCAAACATTACACCGGCTACAGACCAATGTCCGCTTGACGGAACGGAAGAAAGGGCAGTTGATCTTCCTTACATAGCCATGCTGAAGCAGTGGAGTACATCAGATCCCGTTTCACAAAGGGAAATCGACAGAAACAATGCCATCTATGCCATACAAAAAAACAGAAATCCATTTATTGATCATCCTGAATGGATTGATATGATCTGGTCTGAAACTCCGGATAATGTAGCGCCTGCCGCTCCGGGATCTCTGGTTTCTACCCAGCAGAATGCTTATTTTGTCAACCTGAACTGGGTGGCATCTCCGGATGCCGATGTTTTGGGATACAGAGTTTATATGAACGGCTCAACAACGCCTGTAGCTGTTACCAAAGGAACTTCTATAAGTATTGATCACCTGAGTCCTTCAACATCTTATACTTTTACCGTAAAAGCTTTTGATAAAGGATATCTGGAATCTCCTTTCAGTAATACGGTTACAGCTTCCACTATTGCTTCGGATTCTTATGCTTCGGATCTTATGATTACCAAATATATCTCAGGAACCAATACAGACTTCATTAAGAATAATGCACTGGAGATTGTTAATAAAACAGGGCATGAGGTGAATTTAAATAATTACAGAATCAATATTCAGTTCAGAAATAGCAGTTCAGGAGCTTATTATAGTGGAGATACCTATGAGCTGGAAGGTAAAGTAGGAAATAATGAAACATTTGTTATTTTGAATCCAAAAGGTACTTTGTCATGTTATACAGCCGGGCAGGCAAAGTTTGCTACAGCTTCTGATCCTATGATGTATGCCGGTGGGAACTACGTAGAACTTGCTTATAACAAAACCGTGACGGTAGATGCCATTGGAACAAAATTCACCACCAATAATAACGGAAATGTATCTTTATACAGAAAGAGTACCATCAACCAGCCAACCAGTACATTCAGTATAGGAGAGTGGGATTCTTACCCGTCCAACTATTGCCAGAATCTGGGGGGAACATTATCTGCCACAGAGCTGATCGCTGGCAATAAAGAATTTACAATATACCCGAATCCGGTTGATGATCATCTTTATGTAAACGGAGAAACAGAGAAAGTGAAAACAGCCCGGATCATAGATCTTTCCGGAAAAGTGATCTACACTGAAAAAGATCCTTTCAGAAATAAGAAAAGTATTTCCGTACAGGGAATTCCGACTGGGATCTATTTCCTGAAGCTTGATGAAAAAGCGCATCAGTTTATTAAAAAGTAA